From the genome of Ptychodera flava strain L36383 chromosome 22, AS_Pfla_20210202, whole genome shotgun sequence, one region includes:
- the LOC139122432 gene encoding uncharacterized protein, with product MKTSLYLVFVLAFWGVECMPHGHSAYHPEDGGLFGTGGLFGGGLQQQEQHGPPPLVRAALMSRLAGVGGLGGLSNLLPTMHCREGTHECGRSITERVHVGDDGRPQFEGGPLRAFLDRAPVFCHPGSKGCGVHINYHVYLNPQPLGGVWERSLGEAKIFRARRGPPVICADGNNCGGRSEVMVHGQSATALKPSHMEHSDTYSFVVHGAGLEIYDPESGQVNIDFHKGLVEAVCKIAGKKCVGFYDSADHCFSHGTDAGPHAGVGLLDGWYDGCLGWADTPFRHLSVDFSDAYLEFPKTDATFYVAKGNPHGFDPTHLADFKIGILTPWASDFHCLRNHHKDTFNELTREKVLFADHKIELRRMLVTGEIDAAFVNELVMAGVMRFEGAGIETMGETIQCPTNPVKNRSTVHMITRRGSEVLSWWNDAFKQFKDSGNYYKLCRETSEHTGHTPGCLD from the exons ATGAAGACGAGTCTGTACTTGGTGTTTGTGCTGGCCTTTTGGG gGGTTGAATGCATGCCACATGGACATTCGGCTTAT CATCCTGAAGATGGTGGGCTGTTTGGGACAGGTGGTCTTTTCGGAGGTGGACTTCAACAACAAGAGCAACATGGACCACCACCTCTAGTTCGTGCTGCTCTGATGTCTCGTCTCGCTGGTGTTGGTGGCCTTGGTGGACTGAGCAATCTactacccacaatgcattgcagagAAGGCACACACGAATGTGGCCGCAGTATCACAGAACGCGTGCACGTTGGTGATGACGGCAGGCCACAATTCGAGGGCGGTCCACTGAGGGCGTTCCTCGACAGAGCTCCTGTCTTCTGTCACCCCGGATCCAAAGGATGTGGCGTTCACATCAATTACCACGTTTACTTGAACCCTCAACCACTCGGCGGTGTATGGGAGAGAAGTCTCGGTGAGGCGAAGATATTCAGAGCAAGACGTGGGCCGCCTGTGATCTGCGCAGATGGTAACAATTGTGGTGGACGATCTGAGGTGATGGTACATGGACAGAGTGCGACTGCCTTGAAACCATCACACATGGAACACTCGGATACATACTCATTTGTCGTACATGGTGCTGGTCTTGAAATATA CGATCCTGAGTCTGGACAAGTGAATATTGACTTTCACAAAGGCCTTGTAGAAGCAG TTTGCAAGATTGCTGGTAAAAAATGCGTCGGATTCTACGACTCGGCTGACCACTGTTTCTCCCATGGTACTGATGCCGGACCTCACGCTGGCGTCG GTTTATTGGATGGATGGTACGATGGATGTTTAGGGTGGGCAGACACTCCATTCAGACACCTGTCAGTGGATTTCTCTGATGCCTATCTGGAGTTCCCAAAAACTGATGCCACATTTTATGTTGCAAAGGGCAATCCACATGGCTTCGACCCAACACACTTGGCAGACTTTAAAATTG GAATTTTGACACCATGGGCTTCGGATTTCCACTGTTTGAGGAACCACCACAAGGATACCTTCAACGAATTAACCAGAGAAAAGGTTCTTTTCGCTGATCACAAAATTGAATTACGACGCATGCTTGTTACTGGAGAG ATTGACGCAGCTTTCGTCAATGAACTCGTCATGGCCGGTGTAATGAGGTTTGAGGGCGCTGGCATCGAAACTATGGGCGAGACAATACAGTGCCCGACCAATCCCGTTAAGAACAGGTCAACAGTTCACATGATAACACGCAGAGGAAGTGAAGTGCTTAGTTGGTGGAATGATGCTTTCAAACAATTTAAAGACAGTGGAAATTACTACAAATTGTGTCGAGAAACATCTGAACACACAG GTCATACCCCAGGATGTCTGGATTAA
- the LOC139123311 gene encoding dehydrogenase/reductase SDR family member 11-like, with protein sequence MERWNGRVALVTGASTGIGNAIAKQLALHGMRVIGCGRDVSKIQETESDLLKLDSSKKIDLYAIKCDLRNEQDILAMFDDIGNKYGRLDICINNAGIAFPERLMSGDTEKWREMFEVNVLALSICTRECLKLMKTDELDDGHIINIGSLTGHMIKKEWSDVYFYSGTKAMVKTLTDGLRHELRESGSNIQVSMISPGAVMSEFQHRMYPGHREEILAYQQNHQMMTVNDVADMVLYILKAPPRVRMYDAIFGPKD encoded by the exons ATGGAACGTTGGAATGGTAGAGTTGCATTAGTCACTGGAGCTTCAACGGGTATTGGCAATGCTATCGCTAAACAACTAGCCCTTCACGGCATGCGAGTAATTGGCTGCGGACGAGATGTTAGCAAGATACAG GAAACTGAAAGTGACTTACTGAAGTTGGATAGTTCTAAAAAGATCGATTTGTACGCCATCAAGTGTGACTTGAGGAATGAGCAAGATATCCTAGCTATGTTTGATGACATTGGTAATAAATATGGCCGACTTGATATTTGCATAAACAATGCTGGAATTGCATTCCCGGAGAGACTTATGTCCGGGGACACagaaaaatggcgggaaatgtTCGAG GTTAACGTATTGGCCCTGTCTATTTGCACACGAGAGTgcttaaaactgatgaaaactgACGAATTGGATGACGGACATATCATCAACATCGGAAG CTTGACAGGTCACATGATAAAGAAGGAATGGAGTGATGTTTATTTCTACAGTGGAACAAAAGCAATGGTGAAGACATTGACTGACGGGCTGCGGCATGAACTCAGAGAAAGCGGTTCCAACATTCAAGTTTCA aTGATATCTCCTGGAGCTGTGATGTCAGAATTTCAACATCGTATGTATCCTGGACATAGAGAAGAGATACTCGCCTACCAGCAGAACCATCAG ATGATGACAGTGAACGATGTTGCTGACATGGTACTATACATTTTGAAGGCGCCACCAAGAGTCAGG ATGTACGATGCCATTTTCGGTCCTAAGGATTAA
- the LOC139122433 gene encoding uncharacterized protein codes for MDCRFILIALGVFAFSHVNGVELTGQFGSPLLAKIRDALAEGDGAFPVLQNLYQRAQTGDSDTPFIDRIKTKGAQAGFPMLRRIAQNFPGMVPALLGAGIQCHNGSVDCGKSVTRHVYMGPGAVGLMPTLESRTMQLKDRQFGPIVCAPGAEDCGVSVTYHVYPGKITHSNVGVGNDDRTYVFAANLAGLQTTDVEDVYEFKEKYQGKGSFHKDLIQAVCHEAGKRCTAMYDDSRRCFRHGEGSGPRPGTGLLSRNYDGCIGWAITPARKAMVAFTDPYLKIRSPGNDGAFFVKEGNPDGFDPTDLTTATKKMHSSMYLPTTASRV; via the exons ATGGACTGTCGTTTTATTCTGATTGCCCTGGGTGTCTTCG CCTTTAGCCATGTGAACGGTGTGGAATTGACCGGTCAGTTTGGAAGTCCACTGCTGGCTAAAATTCGTGACGCTTTGGCCGAA GGTGATGGCGCTTTTCCCGTGTTGCAAAACCTGTACCAAAGAGCACAAACAGGAGATTCCGATACCCCATTCATCGATCGCATCAAAACGAAAGGAGCACAAGCAGGCTTCCCAATGCTCCGTCGTATCGCtcagaattttcccggaatggTGCCTGCTCTTCTCGGTGCTGGCATTCAATGTCACAATGGCTCTGTCGACTGCGGTAAGAGTGTTACCAGACACGTCTACATGGGTCCGGGAGCCGTTGGACTTATGCCAACGCTTGAGAGTAGAACCATGCAACTGAAAGATAGACAATTTGGACCAATCGTCTGTGCTCCTGGCGCTGAGGACTGTGGTGTTAGTGTCACTTACCATGTTTATCCAG GGAAAATAACACATTCTAACGTTGGCGTGGGCAACGATGACAGGACCTATGTCTTTGCGGCAAATCTGGCCGGTCTGCAAACAACTGATGTTGAAGATGT CTATGAATTCAAAGAGAAATACCAAGGCAAGGGATCCTTCCATAAGGATTTAATTCAAGCTG TTTGTCACGAGGCTGGCAAGAGGTGTACCGCTATGTATGATGATTCCAGAAGATGTTTCAGACATGGTGAGGGCAGCGGTCCAAGACCTGGTACAG GTCTTTTGTCTCGTAACTATGATGGTTGCATTGGATGGGCAATCACTCCAGCACGTAAAGCAATGGTTGCTTTCACTGATCCATACCTGAAAATCAGATCTCCAGGCAACGATGGCGCTTTCTTTGTAAAGGAAGGAAATCCAGATGGCTTTGATCCAACAGATTTGACTACAGCTActaaaaaaatg CACTCATCAATGTATTTGCCCACTACGGCTTCAAGGGTTTGA